AACGCGTTCTTGTGGCTGCATCCCGGCGCGATTCGCTACTTCGAGGAGATCGGCATTTCTATTCCCGAAGCCCTCATCCCCCCGGAATACAGCCCCGCCGCCGGCAACTAATTACTACGGTGGTCCCTCACGCTCCTCTGCAAGGGACCACCTTCACGGGCTTGCCGGTTCTCACCGGCAAGCCCTAGAGCAAACGTGCGGATTCCGGTGTCCTACTGTGTACAGGTACACGGTTTACTATAGACATACAGTTACAGGCCTACCTTGTCTCGTGAGATCATAAGGAGAACTGTACATGGCACAACCCGATAAGCCCGTGGTTCCTGACCCTGATCCACGCATCGCCAACATCGCGGCCGACGCCGCCTTTATCGAGGACAAACTCCCCAACGAGCGCAGCCTGCTTAGCTGGCAGCACTATATTTTTTACGCCCTGGCCGTCGGCTTTGTCCTCTTTCATATCTACGTGCTCAATATCTACGCCATCGATCCCTGGGTTTTTCGCAGCGTCCACCTGGCCTTGGCCTCGGCCTTGGGCTTCGCGCTCTTCGCCGGCTGGTCGAGCGCTCGGGAGAACAAGCGGGTGCCGCTTCTAGACTGGGTCTTGATCGGGGCCAGCTTGTACTGCGCCTACTATATCTACGCCAACTTGCAGAGCCTTCTCTTTCGCGTCGGCGTGGTCCCGCAGACGATGGACTACGTGGTCGCGGTCATCGGCCTCTTGCTGGTGCTCGAGCTGACCCGGCGCACCCTGGGCTTGGCGCTGCCGATCCTGGCGCTGATTTTTATCGCCTACGGCTTTTTGGGGCCCTACCTGCCGGGCGTGCTCGAGCACCGGGGCTACAGCCCCGAGCGCCTCTTTACCTATATCTACAGCCTCAACGGCGTCTTCGGGGTGACCACCCAGGTCTCCGCCACCTATCTGGTGCTCTTCGTCGTCTTCTCGGCCTTTTTGCAGGTCTCGGGCGTCGGCGACTACTTTATCCGCTTCGCCTTCTCCTTGGCGG
This region of Deinococcota bacterium genomic DNA includes:
- a CDS encoding TRAP transporter large permease subunit; its protein translation is MAQPDKPVVPDPDPRIANIAADAAFIEDKLPNERSLLSWQHYIFYALAVGFVLFHIYVLNIYAIDPWVFRSVHLALASALGFALFAGWSSARENKRVPLLDWVLIGASLYCAYYIYANLQSLLFRVGVVPQTMDYVVAVIGLLLVLELTRRTLGLALPILALIFIAYGFLGPYLPGVLEHRGYSPERLFTYIYSLNGVFGVTTQVSATYLVLFVVFSAFLQVSGVGDYFIRFAFSLA